The Pantoea vagans genome includes a window with the following:
- the ugpQ gene encoding glycerophosphodiester phosphodiesterase, with product MSAENWPYPQIVAHRGGGKLAPENTLAAIDVGAQYGHTMIEFDAKLSEDKQVFLLHDDTLDRTSNGWGVAGDLSWSKLSQLDAGSWYSREYEGEPLALLRDVAERCRQHQMMANIEIKPTTGKEQETGRDVALAARELWQGQTAPLLSSFSYDALEAAKQAVPELPRGLLLDEWHDDWLTLTSALGCVSIHLNHKLLDAERTAQLKVAGLHILVYTVNQPARARELLNWGVDAICTDRIDIIGPDFR from the coding sequence ATGAGTGCAGAAAACTGGCCCTACCCACAGATTGTCGCCCATCGCGGCGGCGGTAAACTGGCCCCGGAAAATACCCTTGCGGCGATTGATGTCGGCGCGCAGTACGGTCATACCATGATCGAGTTTGATGCCAAGCTGTCAGAGGATAAGCAGGTATTCCTGCTGCATGACGACACGCTGGACCGCACCAGCAACGGCTGGGGAGTAGCAGGCGATCTGTCATGGAGTAAGTTGTCGCAGCTCGATGCGGGGAGCTGGTACAGCCGCGAGTATGAGGGCGAACCCCTGGCACTGTTGCGTGACGTGGCGGAACGCTGCCGTCAGCATCAGATGATGGCGAACATCGAGATCAAACCCACCACGGGCAAAGAGCAGGAAACCGGACGTGATGTGGCGCTAGCTGCCCGCGAACTCTGGCAGGGGCAAACGGCACCGCTGTTGTCTTCCTTCTCTTATGACGCACTGGAAGCGGCCAAGCAGGCGGTACCTGAACTGCCTCGCGGATTGCTGTTGGATGAATGGCACGATGACTGGTTGACGCTGACGTCGGCGCTGGGCTGTGTTTCCATCCATCTGAATCACAAATTGTTGGATGCTGAGCGCACCGCGCAGCTGAAAGTCGCCGGATTACACATTCTGGTGTACACCGTGAATCAGCCCGCGCGAGCGCGCGAGCTGTTAAACTGGGGTGTCGACGCCATCTGCACCGATCGCATCGACATTATCGGCCCGGACTTCCGTTAA
- a CDS encoding Na/Pi cotransporter family protein has translation MLTLLNLLSAVALLVWGTHIVRTGIMRVYGADLRRVLSRSVERKPMAFLAGIGVTALVQSSNATTLLVTSFVAQNLVSLTPALVVVLGADVGTAIMARILTFDLSWLSPLFIFFGVVFFLSRKQTRAGQMGRAAIGLGLILLALQLIVAAAKPITQAAGVQVLFSTLTGDIMLDALIGAVFAIISYSSLAAVLITATLTAAGVISFKVALCLVIGANLGSGLLAMINASGSNAAGKRVALGSLLFKLIGSLAILPLVNYVADVLDKLPVNDEELVIFFHVFYNLIRCLMMVPFAEPMARLCRRMIADDPDNETHLKPKHLDSSALDTPALALANASRETLRIGDVVEQMMESFNKVVHGELREERAVRRLDDDVDVLYTAIKLYLARMPKEDLAEEDSRRWAEIIEMALNLEQAGDIIERMCADVADKSLHARRAFSTEGLEELNTLQEQVVNNLRLSLSVFLSKDITSAKRLRRSKHRFRILIRRFSHAHVERLHQQNVQSIETSSLHLGLLGDMKRLNSLFCAVAYTVLDQPDDEREED, from the coding sequence GTGTTAACCCTACTCAATCTCTTGTCTGCTGTGGCCCTGCTGGTGTGGGGCACGCACATTGTGCGTACCGGCATCATGCGTGTTTACGGTGCCGATTTACGGCGCGTGCTCAGTCGCAGCGTGGAAAGGAAGCCGATGGCGTTCCTCGCGGGCATTGGCGTTACCGCGCTGGTACAAAGCAGTAACGCCACCACCTTACTCGTCACCTCGTTTGTGGCGCAGAATCTGGTGAGTCTCACCCCCGCGCTGGTGGTGGTGCTCGGCGCGGATGTTGGTACCGCCATTATGGCGCGCATACTGACCTTCGATCTCTCCTGGCTCTCCCCGCTGTTTATCTTCTTTGGCGTGGTGTTTTTCCTCAGTCGTAAGCAGACGCGTGCCGGACAAATGGGCCGAGCAGCGATTGGCCTGGGGCTGATTTTGCTGGCGCTGCAACTGATTGTCGCCGCTGCCAAGCCCATTACCCAAGCGGCTGGCGTACAGGTGCTGTTCTCCACGCTGACCGGCGACATCATGCTGGATGCACTGATCGGTGCGGTGTTTGCCATCATCAGTTATTCCAGCCTCGCTGCAGTCCTGATTACCGCGACACTCACGGCGGCAGGCGTGATCTCTTTTAAAGTCGCACTCTGTCTGGTGATCGGGGCTAACCTCGGCAGCGGCTTACTGGCGATGATCAATGCCAGTGGCTCAAATGCCGCAGGCAAGCGTGTCGCGCTCGGCAGCCTACTGTTTAAGTTGATTGGCAGCCTGGCGATTCTGCCGTTGGTGAATTACGTTGCCGATGTGCTGGATAAACTGCCGGTGAACGATGAAGAGTTGGTGATCTTCTTCCACGTCTTCTACAACCTGATTCGCTGTCTGATGATGGTGCCCTTTGCCGAACCGATGGCGCGACTGTGCCGACGGATGATCGCAGACGACCCAGACAATGAGACCCATTTAAAACCGAAACACCTCGACAGCAGCGCCCTGGATACCCCCGCGCTGGCGCTGGCTAATGCCTCACGCGAAACGCTGCGTATTGGTGATGTGGTGGAACAGATGATGGAATCGTTCAATAAGGTGGTACACGGCGAATTGCGTGAAGAGCGCGCCGTGCGGCGACTGGATGATGATGTCGATGTGCTGTATACCGCGATCAAACTTTATCTGGCGCGCATGCCAAAAGAGGACCTCGCCGAGGAAGACTCCCGCCGCTGGGCAGAAATCATTGAGATGGCGTTAAACCTTGAACAGGCAGGCGATATCATTGAACGCATGTGTGCGGACGTGGCAGATAAATCTCTGCACGCCCGCCGCGCTTTCTCGACGGAAGGTCTGGAAGAGCTGAACACTTTACAAGAGCAGGTGGTGAATAACCTTCGCCTCAGCTTGTCGGTATTTTTGTCCAAGGACATCACCAGCGCGAAGCGTCTGCGTCGCTCCAAGCACCGTTTTCGCATTCTGATTCGCCGCTTCTCACATGCGCACGTTGAGCGCTTGCATCAACAGAACGTGCAGAGCATTGAAACCAGTTCGCTGCATCTGGGGTTATTAGGGGATATGAAGCGCCTGAATTCGCTGTTCTGCGCGGTGGCGTATACGGTGCTGGACCAGCCGGATGATGAGCGGGAAGAGGATTGA
- the gntU gene encoding gluconate transporter yields MSTATLVLTAAGSVLLLLFLVMKARMHAFVALMLVSIGAGLFSGMPLDKIADTMQKGMGGTLGFLAIVVALGAMFGKILHETGAVDQIAIRMLKAFGENRAHYAMGIAGLICALPLFFEVAVVLLISIAFAVARRTQGNLVKLVIPLFAGVAASAAFLLPGPAPMLLASQMHADFGWMILLGLCAAIPGMLIAGPLFGNFIARHVSFSAPPEDHQPEVEEGKLPSFGFSLALILFPLLLVGLKTIGARFTTPDSRLYEWLEFIGHPFTAILLACLVAIYGLAYRQGMDKEKVMQVCGSALQPAGIILLVIGAGGVFKQVLVDSGVGPVLGHALTGAGMPIALACFILSGAIRVIQGSATVACLTTVGLVMPVIEPLHYSGAQLAALSICIGGGSIIISHVNDAGFWLFGRFTGATEGETLKTWTLMETILGTTGAIVGMIAFSLLS; encoded by the coding sequence ATGAGTACCGCAACGCTGGTGTTAACCGCAGCAGGCTCTGTCCTGCTGCTGCTGTTTTTGGTGATGAAAGCGCGTATGCACGCCTTTGTCGCCCTGATGTTAGTCTCGATTGGTGCCGGTCTGTTCTCTGGCATGCCGCTGGATAAAATTGCCGACACCATGCAAAAAGGCATGGGGGGAACGCTCGGGTTTCTCGCCATTGTGGTGGCGCTGGGCGCGATGTTTGGCAAAATCCTGCATGAAACCGGCGCGGTCGATCAGATTGCTATCCGTATGCTGAAAGCCTTTGGTGAAAACCGCGCGCACTACGCGATGGGGATCGCCGGATTGATCTGTGCGCTGCCGCTGTTCTTTGAGGTGGCGGTGGTGTTGCTGATTAGCATCGCTTTTGCGGTGGCTCGGCGTACTCAAGGCAATCTGGTCAAGCTGGTGATTCCGCTGTTTGCCGGGGTAGCGGCCTCGGCGGCTTTTCTCCTGCCAGGACCTGCGCCGATGCTGCTGGCTTCACAGATGCACGCGGATTTTGGCTGGATGATACTGCTCGGTCTGTGTGCGGCGATTCCGGGCATGCTGATCGCGGGGCCGCTGTTCGGTAACTTCATTGCCCGCCATGTCAGCTTCAGTGCGCCGCCCGAAGATCATCAACCAGAAGTGGAAGAGGGCAAGTTGCCGTCGTTTGGCTTCAGTCTGGCACTGATTCTGTTCCCGTTGCTGTTGGTCGGCCTGAAAACCATTGGTGCGCGCTTTACCACGCCGGATTCACGCTTGTATGAGTGGCTGGAGTTTATCGGCCATCCTTTCACCGCCATCCTGCTGGCGTGCCTGGTGGCGATTTATGGCCTGGCCTATCGTCAGGGCATGGATAAAGAGAAGGTGATGCAAGTGTGCGGCAGCGCACTGCAACCGGCGGGGATTATTCTGCTGGTGATCGGTGCAGGCGGCGTGTTTAAGCAGGTGCTGGTGGATTCTGGCGTGGGCCCGGTATTGGGCCACGCGCTGACCGGTGCCGGGATGCCGATTGCGCTGGCGTGCTTTATTCTTTCTGGCGCAATCCGTGTGATTCAGGGGTCAGCAACCGTTGCCTGTTTAACCACGGTTGGTTTAGTGATGCCGGTGATTGAGCCGCTGCACTACAGCGGCGCGCAGCTGGCGGCACTGTCGATCTGTATCGGCGGCGGTTCAATCATTATCAGCCACGTGAACGATGCCGGGTTCTGGCTGTTTGGCCGCTTTACCGGGGCAACCGAAGGTGAAACGCTGAAGACCTGGACGCTGATGGAAACCATCCTTGGCACCACCGGTGCGATTGTCGGGATGATCGCGTTTAGCTTGTTGTCGTAA
- the ggt gene encoding gamma-glutamyltransferase: MRKQGSMRQIGWALLMSFTVVQGAQAAPASAPPVSYGVDSDTFHPVKAKHGMVASVDAIATEVGVDILKQGGNAVDAAVAVGFALAVTHPQAGNLGGGGFMMLRTASGRTTAIDFREMAPARASRDMFLDKQGNADPKLSLTSHLASGTPGTVAGFALAAQKYGTLPLSKLLAPAIKLARDGIIVNDALADDLATYGKETLINHDNSRAIFYKADGQPYQKGDRLVQKNLAHSLQLIAQQGPDAFYKGKIADEIAGEMAQHGGLIGKPDLAAYRAVERKPVSGTYRGYEVFSMPPPSSGGIHIVQILNILENFDLAKWGFGSADAMQVMAEAEKYAYADRSEYLGDPDFVKVPQQALTSKAYAKTLAQQIDVNKARPSSEIKPGKLEPYESNQTTHFSVVDKDGNAVAVTYTLNTYFGSGIVAGQSGILMNNEMDDFSAKPGTPNVYGLVGGEANAVQPAKRPLSSMSPTIVAKDGKTWLVTGSPGGSRIITTVLQMVVNSIDFGMNVAEATNAPRFHHQWLPDQLRVEKGFSPDTLRLLEAKGQHVKVLPAMGSTQSIMIGPDGMRYGASDPRSVDDLSAGY; encoded by the coding sequence ATGAGAAAACAGGGCAGCATGCGCCAGATTGGCTGGGCGTTACTCATGAGTTTTACCGTGGTGCAGGGCGCACAGGCCGCGCCTGCCAGCGCTCCGCCGGTCTCCTATGGCGTAGATAGCGATACCTTCCACCCGGTGAAGGCGAAGCACGGCATGGTGGCGTCCGTGGATGCGATAGCAACGGAAGTGGGCGTCGATATTCTTAAGCAGGGCGGTAACGCCGTGGATGCGGCGGTAGCGGTTGGATTTGCGCTGGCCGTGACGCATCCACAGGCCGGCAACCTGGGCGGCGGCGGATTTATGATGCTGCGTACCGCATCTGGCCGCACGACCGCCATCGACTTCCGTGAAATGGCTCCGGCCCGTGCCTCGCGCGATATGTTCCTCGATAAACAGGGCAACGCCGATCCGAAGTTATCGCTGACTTCGCACTTAGCCTCTGGCACGCCGGGCACCGTGGCGGGATTTGCGCTCGCCGCACAGAAATATGGCACCTTGCCATTGAGCAAACTGCTGGCTCCGGCAATCAAGCTGGCGCGTGACGGCATTATCGTCAACGATGCGCTGGCTGATGACCTGGCGACCTACGGTAAAGAGACTCTTATCAACCACGACAACAGCCGTGCGATCTTCTACAAAGCGGATGGTCAGCCTTATCAGAAAGGCGATCGTCTGGTGCAGAAGAACCTCGCGCACAGCCTGCAACTGATCGCTCAGCAGGGGCCAGATGCCTTCTACAAAGGCAAAATCGCCGATGAGATCGCGGGCGAAATGGCGCAGCACGGTGGTTTGATCGGTAAGCCGGATCTGGCCGCCTATCGCGCGGTGGAGCGCAAACCCGTGAGTGGCACCTATCGCGGCTATGAGGTGTTCTCCATGCCACCGCCATCATCGGGCGGTATTCATATCGTGCAGATCCTCAATATCCTGGAAAACTTCGATCTGGCGAAGTGGGGCTTTGGCAGCGCCGATGCGATGCAGGTGATGGCGGAAGCGGAGAAATACGCCTATGCCGATCGCTCGGAGTATTTGGGTGACCCTGATTTTGTCAAAGTGCCGCAGCAGGCGTTGACCAGCAAAGCCTACGCCAAAACCCTGGCGCAGCAGATCGACGTCAACAAAGCGCGTCCTTCCAGTGAAATCAAACCGGGTAAACTGGAACCTTACGAAAGCAACCAAACCACGCACTTCTCGGTGGTGGATAAAGATGGCAATGCGGTAGCGGTGACTTATACGCTGAATACCTACTTCGGTAGCGGCATTGTTGCCGGGCAGAGCGGCATCCTGATGAACAACGAAATGGATGATTTCTCCGCCAAACCGGGTACGCCAAACGTGTATGGCTTAGTGGGCGGTGAGGCCAATGCGGTGCAACCGGCCAAGCGTCCGCTGTCATCGATGTCACCGACGATTGTGGCGAAAGACGGGAAAACCTGGCTGGTGACCGGCAGCCCAGGCGGTAGCCGAATTATTACCACCGTGCTGCAAATGGTGGTGAACAGCATCGATTTCGGTATGAACGTAGCGGAAGCCACTAACGCGCCGCGCTTCCATCATCAGTGGTTGCCAGATCAGCTCCGCGTGGAGAAAGGCTTCAGCCCGGATACGCTGCGCTTGCTGGAGGCCAAAGGTCAGCATGTAAAAGTCCTGCCGGCGATGGGTAGCACACAGAGCATTATGATCGGGCCGGATGGTATGCGTTATGGCGCATCCGATCCGCGTTCGGTGGATGATTTGAGTGCGGGGTATTAG
- a CDS encoding AbgT family transporter translates to MTDQVNTTPPRPIERFLNAVEWLGNLLPHPITLFALFSLIIVVTSAIAASLGVSVLDPRPAGAAGRTADGMIHVVSLMNAEGLQRIVSNLVTNFTGFAPLGTVLVALLGVGIAEQSGLLSAAMRTLVFNAPKKLITFTVVFAGIVSNTAAELGYVVLIPLAAMIFHSLGRHPLAGLAAAFAGVSGGYSANLLLGTIDPLLSGITQSAAQIIDPTYSVGPEVNWYFMFASTFFISILGTWITNSIVEPKLGQYQDSEGDAVRGEMGELSSAERRALKGAGWTVLGVTLILALTVIPGYGVLLNPKTGTLAGSPFLKGIVVFIFVFFAIPGYVYGRMMGNMRSDRDVINAMSTSMSSMGMYIVLVFFAAQFVAFFNWSNFGTVVAVKGANLLSSLDMSAPLLFVCFIMICGFINLMIGSASAQWAVTAPIFVPMLMLVGFAPEVIQAAYRIGDSVTNLITPMMSYFGLIMAVAARYRRNMGIGTLVAMMLPYSVVFMIGWTLLFVVWVFVFNLPVGPGAATWYTI, encoded by the coding sequence ATGACGGATCAAGTCAATACAACGCCACCACGTCCCATTGAGCGATTCTTAAATGCTGTTGAATGGCTCGGCAATTTACTCCCTCACCCCATCACCTTATTTGCCCTGTTTTCACTGATCATCGTTGTCACATCGGCGATTGCGGCCTCCTTAGGCGTGAGCGTACTTGATCCCCGGCCAGCAGGTGCGGCAGGGCGCACTGCAGATGGCATGATTCATGTGGTCAGCCTGATGAACGCTGAGGGCCTGCAACGTATCGTGAGCAATCTGGTGACCAATTTCACTGGCTTTGCTCCTTTGGGCACGGTACTGGTCGCGCTGCTGGGCGTCGGCATTGCCGAGCAATCAGGCCTGCTGTCAGCCGCAATGCGCACTTTGGTGTTCAACGCGCCGAAAAAGCTGATCACGTTCACGGTGGTGTTCGCGGGTATCGTCTCTAACACTGCTGCTGAGCTTGGCTACGTGGTGCTGATCCCCTTGGCAGCGATGATTTTCCACTCACTGGGACGACATCCGCTGGCCGGGCTGGCAGCCGCTTTCGCCGGGGTTTCCGGAGGCTACAGTGCAAACTTATTGCTGGGTACCATTGATCCACTGCTGTCAGGAATTACCCAAAGCGCCGCGCAAATTATCGACCCCACTTACAGCGTTGGGCCAGAGGTCAACTGGTACTTTATGTTCGCCAGCACCTTCTTCATCTCAATATTAGGCACCTGGATCACCAACAGCATTGTCGAGCCCAAGTTGGGGCAATATCAGGATAGCGAAGGTGACGCCGTACGCGGTGAGATGGGTGAACTCTCTTCCGCTGAACGCCGCGCACTGAAAGGCGCAGGCTGGACCGTCTTAGGGGTTACGCTGATACTGGCGCTGACGGTTATACCGGGTTATGGCGTATTATTGAACCCTAAAACGGGTACGCTGGCGGGCTCGCCTTTCCTCAAAGGCATTGTGGTATTTATCTTCGTGTTCTTCGCCATTCCCGGTTACGTCTACGGCCGCATGATGGGAAATATGCGCAGCGACCGAGATGTGATCAATGCCATGTCCACCAGCATGAGCAGCATGGGCATGTATATCGTGCTGGTATTTTTTGCCGCCCAGTTTGTCGCCTTCTTTAACTGGAGCAACTTCGGCACCGTGGTGGCGGTGAAAGGCGCCAACCTGCTCTCTTCGCTGGATATGAGCGCACCGTTGCTGTTTGTGTGCTTCATTATGATATGCGGTTTCATCAACCTGATGATTGGCTCCGCCTCTGCGCAGTGGGCAGTCACCGCGCCGATCTTTGTTCCGATGTTAATGCTGGTCGGTTTCGCACCGGAAGTGATCCAGGCGGCTTATCGCATTGGTGATTCCGTCACCAATTTGATCACACCAATGATGAGCTATTTCGGCTTAATTATGGCCGTGGCGGCGCGCTATCGTCGTAATATGGGCATCGGCACCTTAGTGGCCATGATGCTGCCCTATTCCGTGGTGTTTATGATTGGCTGGACGTTGCTGTTCGTGGTGTGGGTATTTGTGTTCAATCTCCCGGTCGGGCCGGGGGCGGCAACCTGGTACACCATTTAA
- a CDS encoding DUF2756 domain-containing protein, producing MKKWLIVIAALLPLSGMANMLNNTSEPYKPGYNPSQQRMQTQMQVQQQQQQQKLRQDQQQQNQELQRKMQERRDSAQQRVIQQQPGQQSGN from the coding sequence ATGAAAAAATGGCTAATTGTGATTGCCGCGTTGCTGCCACTGAGTGGCATGGCGAATATGCTGAATAACACCAGCGAGCCCTACAAACCCGGCTACAACCCGAGCCAGCAACGGATGCAGACGCAAATGCAGGTCCAGCAGCAGCAACAGCAGCAAAAATTGCGTCAGGATCAGCAACAGCAAAATCAGGAATTGCAGCGCAAAATGCAGGAACGGCGGGACAGTGCCCAGCAGCGCGTGATTCAGCAGCAGCCGGGCCAGCAGAGCGGGAATTAA
- the gntR gene encoding gluconate operon transcriptional repressor GntR, with protein sequence MKKKRPVLQDVADRVGITKMTVSRYLRNPDQVSAALRDKIAVALDELGYIPNRAPDMLSNATSRAIGVLLPSLTNQVFADVLRGIETVTDEAGYQTLVAHFGYNPQKEELQLRSLLGWNIDGVILTERTHTPGTLRMLEVAGIPVIEMMDCVTPCLDMAVGFDNVEAARQMTHAILKKGHSHTVYLGARLDERTLQKQQGYEQAMREAGLTPHSVMMEDASSFSAGAQLLREAQKRHPKTDSLFCTNDDLAVGAMFECQRQGLRVPEQMAIAGFHGHDITQVVTPRLATVLTPRERMGRESAAMLLARIGGDTSVTEPLDVGFEIAEGGSI encoded by the coding sequence ATGAAGAAGAAAAGACCGGTATTACAGGACGTTGCCGATCGCGTCGGCATCACAAAAATGACTGTCAGCCGCTACCTGCGTAACCCCGATCAGGTCTCTGCGGCACTGCGCGATAAGATCGCCGTGGCGCTTGATGAGCTGGGTTACATCCCTAACCGCGCCCCCGATATGCTCTCTAACGCTACCAGCCGGGCGATTGGTGTGTTACTGCCTTCACTTACCAACCAGGTTTTCGCCGACGTACTACGCGGTATCGAAACCGTCACCGATGAAGCCGGTTATCAAACGCTGGTGGCGCACTTCGGCTATAACCCACAGAAAGAAGAGCTACAGCTACGTTCACTGCTGGGTTGGAATATTGATGGCGTGATCCTCACTGAGCGCACCCACACACCAGGCACGCTGCGCATGCTGGAAGTGGCGGGCATCCCGGTGATTGAAATGATGGATTGCGTCACGCCATGCCTCGATATGGCGGTGGGTTTTGATAACGTCGAAGCCGCGCGTCAGATGACGCATGCTATCCTGAAAAAAGGCCATTCTCACACCGTTTACCTCGGTGCTCGTCTTGATGAACGTACCCTGCAAAAACAGCAGGGTTACGAGCAAGCGATGCGTGAAGCGGGATTAACCCCGCACAGTGTGATGATGGAAGATGCCTCTTCATTTAGCGCCGGTGCACAGTTGCTGCGTGAAGCGCAGAAGCGCCATCCCAAAACCGACAGTCTGTTCTGTACCAATGATGACCTGGCCGTGGGTGCGATGTTTGAGTGCCAGCGCCAGGGATTACGCGTGCCTGAGCAGATGGCGATTGCCGGTTTCCACGGCCACGATATTACGCAAGTGGTCACGCCGCGGCTTGCCACGGTGTTGACGCCGCGTGAGCGTATGGGGCGTGAATCAGCAGCGATGCTGCTGGCGCGGATTGGCGGTGATACCAGCGTGACTGAGCCACTGGATGTTGGGTTTGAAATTGCTGAAGGTGGCAGCATCTGA
- a CDS encoding GNAT family N-acetyltransferase gives MSQVTVRHATPEDAAALTRLYSQPETQAGTLHLPYQSPVLWQERLNDLRPGQHRLVACIDEQVVGQLTLDGITVARRRHVASIGMGVDPAFHRRGVGSALMAAMIDLCDNWLQVTRIELTVFADNHKAIGLYQKFGFEIEGTAKRFAIRDGEMIDTHYMARLK, from the coding sequence ATGAGTCAAGTCACTGTTCGTCATGCCACCCCCGAAGATGCTGCGGCCTTAACCCGCCTTTATAGCCAGCCAGAGACCCAGGCTGGCACACTGCATCTTCCTTATCAGTCACCTGTGCTGTGGCAGGAGCGCCTAAATGATCTGCGCCCTGGTCAGCACCGCCTGGTGGCCTGCATTGATGAACAAGTGGTAGGGCAACTCACGCTGGATGGGATCACCGTGGCGCGTCGTCGACACGTGGCATCGATTGGCATGGGTGTTGATCCGGCTTTTCACCGTCGTGGCGTGGGCTCCGCGCTGATGGCGGCGATGATTGACCTGTGCGACAACTGGCTGCAGGTAACGCGTATTGAGTTAACGGTGTTTGCCGATAACCACAAAGCGATTGGCTTGTATCAGAAGTTTGGCTTCGAGATTGAAGGCACCGCGAAGCGTTTTGCCATACGCGATGGCGAAATGATTGATACGCATTACATGGCACGATTGAAATAA
- a CDS encoding pirin family protein produces MIYVRKAEERGHANHGWLDSWHTFSFADYYDANFMGFSALRVINEDVIDGGQGFGTHPHKDMEILTYVLSGTVEHQDSMGNKEQIPAGEFQIMSAGTGVRHSEYNASASDPLHLYQIWIIPERKGIEPRYAQRRFADVKGRQFVLSPDEREGSLKVFQDMTLSRWVFAEGETDDVAIEVGRRVWIQVVKGLVSVNGEQVGTSDALAIWDESALTLTADSDAEILLFDLPPV; encoded by the coding sequence ATGATCTACGTACGCAAAGCTGAAGAACGCGGTCACGCCAATCACGGTTGGCTGGATAGCTGGCACACTTTTTCCTTCGCGGATTATTACGATGCCAACTTTATGGGCTTCTCCGCCCTGCGCGTTATCAATGAAGATGTGATTGATGGCGGTCAGGGTTTTGGTACTCATCCGCATAAAGACATGGAAATTCTAACCTATGTGCTTTCCGGTACGGTTGAGCATCAGGACAGCATGGGCAACAAAGAGCAGATCCCGGCAGGTGAGTTCCAGATCATGAGTGCGGGCACCGGCGTGCGTCACTCGGAATATAACGCCAGCGCCAGCGATCCGCTGCATCTGTATCAGATCTGGATCATTCCAGAGCGCAAAGGGATCGAGCCACGCTATGCGCAGCGCCGCTTTGCTGATGTCAAAGGCCGTCAGTTTGTGCTGTCACCGGATGAGCGTGAAGGTTCACTGAAAGTGTTCCAGGATATGACCTTATCGCGCTGGGTATTTGCTGAAGGTGAAACGGATGATGTGGCTATCGAAGTCGGCCGCCGCGTATGGATTCAGGTGGTGAAAGGTCTGGTGAGCGTGAATGGCGAGCAAGTCGGCACCAGCGATGCGTTGGCGATCTGGGATGAAAGCGCGCTGACGCTGACAGCCGACAGCGATGCCGAGATTCTGCTGTTTGATTTGCCGCCGGTGTAA
- the gntK gene encoding gluconokinase, protein MTTPSPSHHVFILMGVSGSGKSAVANQVSHQLSTAFLDGDFLHPRSNIMKMADGHPLDDNDRQPWLQALNDAAFAMQRTQAISIIVCSALKKSYRDILRQGNQNLKFIYLKGDFETIESRLKARKGHFFKPQMLVTQFETLQEPGADEPDVLVVDINHSLDEVVAATVATIEEAINKG, encoded by the coding sequence ATGACTACGCCATCTCCATCGCACCACGTCTTTATCCTGATGGGCGTTTCCGGCAGCGGAAAGTCTGCTGTCGCTAACCAGGTTTCTCATCAGCTGAGCACCGCCTTCCTTGATGGAGATTTCCTCCATCCGCGCAGCAACATCATGAAAATGGCCGACGGTCATCCACTGGACGATAACGATCGTCAGCCGTGGTTGCAGGCACTGAATGATGCCGCGTTCGCCATGCAGCGCACCCAGGCCATTTCCATCATTGTTTGCTCGGCGCTGAAAAAGTCCTATCGCGACATCCTGCGTCAGGGCAATCAGAATCTGAAATTCATCTATCTGAAAGGTGATTTTGAGACGATTGAATCCCGTTTGAAAGCGCGTAAAGGTCACTTCTTTAAGCCGCAGATGCTGGTCACGCAGTTTGAAACCTTGCAAGAACCTGGGGCCGACGAGCCCGATGTACTGGTGGTTGATATTAATCATTCACTGGATGAAGTCGTTGCGGCCACGGTTGCGACCATTGAGGAAGCAATCAACAAGGGTTAG